The proteins below are encoded in one region of Populus alba chromosome 2, ASM523922v2, whole genome shotgun sequence:
- the LOC118049371 gene encoding protein DMR6-LIKE OXYGENASE 1 has protein sequence MEILVSSRSNLQSLSEKYIFPEETRPGKVAIALCESIPVIDLGDIAGHNRANIAQEILKASQEFGFFQVINHGVSKALMNDTMSVFKEVFEMPAEDLAGIYSEDPDRSCRLFTSSNSYANEDVHNWRDFLRHPCHPDLDACIQQWPEKPTRYRQVVGNYSTEVMKLASGILELISEGLGLESGYFGGELSENAFLSVNRYPPCPDPSLTLGLPKHCDPNLITILLQGDVCGLQVFKDGEWIGVGPVPHALVINIGYQLQIISNNKLKGAEHRAVTNSKDARTSAAFFVSPRGDSIVEPARELIKEDNRPLYRAFEFREFFSNYMNEKGNVEVVLEPFKLQA, from the exons ATGGAGATCCTCGTCTCAAGCCGCAGTAACCTTCAATCCTTGTCTGAGAAGTATATTTTCCCAGAAGAAACCCGACCAGGGAAGGTAGCTATTGCCTTATGCGAGTCCATTCCAGTAATAGATCTCGGTGATATAGCAGGTCATAACCGAGCCAATATTGCTCAGGAAATTTTGAAGGCAAGCCAGGAGTTCGGTTTTTTCCAG GTGATTAACCATGGAGTTTCTAAGGCATTGATGAACGATACAATGAGTGTCTTCAAGGAAGTCTTTGAGATGCCTGCAGAGGATCTGGCAGGCATCTACTCTGAAGACCCTGATAGAAGCTGCAGACTTTTCACAAGCAGTAACTCTTATGCAAATGAAGATGTTCACAACTGGCGTGACTTTTTGAGACACCCTTGCCATCCTGATCTAGATGCATGCATTCAACAATGGCCGGAGAAGCCAACCAGATATCG ACAGGTTGTTGGGAATTACTCGACTGAAGTGATGAAATTAGCCTCAGGGATATTGGAGCTGATCAGTGAAGGTTTAGGATTAGAGTCTGGGTATTTTGGAGGTGAACTAAGTGAAAATGCATTTTTGTCGGTCAATCGTTACCCTCCATGCCCAGATCCAAGCTTAACCCTGGGATTGCCGAAACATTGTGATCCTAATCTCATAACCATTTTACTCCAAGGTGACGTGTGTGGGCTTCAAGTCTTCAAGGATGGTGAATGGATTGGTGTTGGGCCTGTTCCCCATGCACTTGTGATTAACATTGGGTACCAGCTACAG ATTATCAGTAACAACAAGCTGAAAGGTGCCGAACATCGAGCAGTGACAAATTCGAAGGATGCTAGGACAAGTGCTGCCTTCTTTGTCAGTCCTCGCGGCGACAGCATTGTCGAACCTGCCAGGGAACTTATTAAAGAGGACAATCGCCCACTCTATAGAGCCTTTGAGTTCAGAGAGTTTTTTTCCAACTACATGAATGAGAAAGGCAACGTTGAAGTTGTATTGGAGCCTTTCAAGTTGCAAGCATAA